A single Filimonas effusa DNA region contains:
- a CDS encoding DEAD/DEAH box helicase has protein sequence MKRDIAIALPLRMKFEQYPISDAIKDRLADLGFRRPTDIQFKAIPPILKGDDVLAIAQTGTGKTAAFAIPLLHLLSEDRLNRLRNYQVKCLVMVPTRELAVQIAGVFREIGKHLRLNILGLFGGVEQESQVKQLEKGVDVLIATPGRMFDLLHQEKIDLSQLRTLILDEADHMLDLGFIKDIRDVLRHIRHRHQTLFFSATINTEIKELAYSLVRNPIRIQISPQNPVSRNVTHAVAYIEMDDKRFFLERLVKEYSEAKMLVFVRTKVRAERVASAMARVGIETLTMHGGKEQSDRLQVMENFKNGNIRILITTDVNARGIDIPNVDYVINYDLPEEAENYVHRVGRTGRGVQKGKAISFCSTEEKPVLEAIQQYLGKTVDEIKIDKSEYRETIAFSEEAPNDNWKLLLEEDNKTKEQAKRRKKKK, from the coding sequence ATGAAGAGAGATATTGCAATAGCATTACCTTTGCGTATGAAGTTTGAGCAATACCCTATTTCTGATGCGATAAAAGACCGCCTGGCCGACCTGGGCTTCAGGCGTCCTACCGATATACAGTTCAAAGCCATTCCGCCAATCCTGAAGGGCGATGATGTATTGGCCATCGCTCAAACGGGTACCGGCAAAACAGCCGCTTTTGCAATCCCCTTATTGCATTTACTATCCGAAGACCGCCTGAATCGCCTGCGTAATTACCAGGTAAAATGCCTTGTAATGGTGCCTACCAGGGAACTGGCAGTACAAATTGCCGGCGTATTCAGGGAAATCGGCAAACACCTTCGCCTCAATATCCTCGGGTTATTTGGCGGCGTAGAACAGGAAAGCCAGGTTAAACAACTGGAAAAAGGGGTAGACGTACTCATAGCCACCCCAGGCCGCATGTTCGACCTCCTCCACCAGGAAAAGATCGACCTAAGCCAGTTGAGAACGCTGATCCTCGACGAAGCCGATCACATGCTCGACCTCGGCTTTATCAAGGATATCCGCGATGTACTGCGGCATATACGCCACCGCCATCAAACTCTGTTTTTCTCCGCTACCATTAACACGGAAATAAAGGAACTGGCCTACTCACTGGTACGCAACCCTATCCGCATCCAGATCTCTCCCCAGAACCCCGTTTCCAGGAATGTAACACACGCCGTTGCTTATATAGAAATGGATGATAAAAGGTTCTTCCTCGAGCGACTGGTTAAAGAATACAGCGAAGCAAAAATGCTGGTCTTCGTCCGCACCAAAGTACGCGCAGAGCGCGTAGCTTCCGCCATGGCACGTGTAGGCATCGAAACGCTCACCATGCACGGCGGTAAAGAACAAAGCGACAGGCTGCAGGTCATGGAAAATTTCAAGAACGGTAACATCAGGATCCTCATCACCACCGACGTAAATGCCCGTGGCATCGATATCCCAAACGTAGATTACGTGATCAACTACGACCTCCCCGAAGAAGCCGAGAACTACGTACACCGCGTAGGCCGCACCGGCCGTGGCGTACAGAAAGGCAAGGCTATCTCATTCTGCAGTACCGAAGAAAAACCCGTTCTGGAAGCCATCCAGCAATACCTGGGCAAAACGGTTGATGAGATCAAAATAGATAAATCAGAATACCGCGAAACCATCGCCTTCTCTGAAGAAGCCCCCAACGACAACTGGAAACTATTGTTGGAAGAAGATAATAAAACCAAAGAGCAGGCTAAACGCAGGAAAAAGAAAAAATAG
- a CDS encoding serine hydrolase domain-containing protein, translating into MKHYYRNGKFNGSILIAQNNQVIMDTVFGYRDLHQKAVLKKETPFYIASLSKSFTAIAMFRLVEKGLLSLDDHAVKFVGNLPAYAHHMTIKQLLNHTSGIRDYENILTKKGLTNNDVIHWLQSQSGLAFKPGTKFQYSNSGYIILSLIIENVSGMSYARFLKENIFDPLQMHHTTVYEPNTVIPDKAVGYNRNKEVEDYSILTTGDGGIYATAEDLYKLDKALRTNQLLSEESTKLLYQTPILENNTHSEYGSGWFIEKSDGMMIAKHTGGLAGFRSLFWRDLKNGNTIIALTNQGDAFPVFDFLNDIKKTLRQQAPE; encoded by the coding sequence ATGAAACACTATTACCGGAATGGAAAATTCAACGGAAGCATATTAATCGCTCAAAATAACCAGGTCATTATGGATACCGTTTTCGGCTACCGGGATTTACATCAAAAAGCGGTACTGAAAAAAGAGACCCCATTTTATATTGCTTCGTTAAGTAAATCCTTCACTGCTATTGCAATGTTCCGACTGGTGGAAAAAGGGCTTCTTTCATTAGATGATCATGCCGTAAAGTTTGTTGGCAATCTTCCTGCCTACGCCCATCATATGACCATAAAGCAATTGCTGAACCACACCTCGGGAATAAGAGATTATGAAAATATACTCACCAAAAAAGGTTTGACCAATAATGATGTAATTCATTGGCTTCAAAGTCAGTCTGGATTAGCCTTTAAACCCGGAACAAAATTTCAATACAGCAATTCCGGCTACATTATCCTGTCCTTAATTATCGAAAATGTTTCCGGAATGTCCTATGCCCGATTTTTGAAAGAAAATATTTTCGATCCCCTGCAAATGCACCACACCACAGTTTATGAGCCAAATACAGTTATTCCCGATAAGGCTGTAGGATATAACAGGAATAAAGAAGTGGAAGACTATTCCATTCTGACCACAGGAGATGGGGGCATTTATGCTACGGCGGAAGACCTTTACAAACTGGACAAGGCGTTAAGAACAAATCAATTATTATCAGAAGAAAGCACCAAATTACTGTATCAGACACCAATTTTGGAAAACAATACCCATTCTGAATATGGATCAGGCTGGTTCATTGAAAAATCTGACGGGATGATGATTGCCAAACATACGGGTGGATTGGCAGGTTTCAGAAGCCTGTTCTGGAGAGATCTAAAAAACGGCAACACCATAATTGCACTTACCAATCAGGGGGATGCCTTTCCTGTATTTGATTTTCTGAACGACATAAAAAAAACGTTGAGACAACAGGCACCAGAGTAA